The DNA sequence GCAGGCCCTCCCACACGGCATCGCCGCCCTGGACCGAGCTATCAAAAACGGATATTTTGGCGTCTTCGCGCGGGAGCAGTTCGCCGCCGACGTGGATGAGGATGTTTTCGTTTCGCGGGTCGGGTAATTGGATAGACACGGGTACTCCGTTTACTCAGCTTTGATGGCATGTGCATAAAGCTGGTCGTAATAGGGTTGGCATTCTTCGAGGAGGGGTCGCAAACGATCGGGAAAGGGTTCGGTTTTGGGACGATAGGGTTGAAAGCCAGTGGATTTGTGGACATTGTGATACCAGTGTTGCGCCCATATTCCGTCTTCGGGACGAGGTCCGGCTTTCCACGTGAGCATTACGAGATCAAAGGGTATGTTCAAGGCGTCGCAGAGTTTTGTGAGGACATGCCGTGGATTTTTGAGGAGTTCTCGAGAATCGAGCACGGGGTATTTTTGACCTATGGCGTGAAACTCGCTCAGGAGTTGGGCTTGCATTTTGTAGCCCGTGTCGCGCAGGGTGGGGATTTTGAGCTGGTTGACGAGCGAGGGGAGCATGTCAACGGGGTCGCGCGTGAGCAGGACATTGTGGGTGTGTTCAAAAAAGTCGTGGCTTATTTCGACGAGATGATGGGCCATCTGTTTCATAAAGAGCACGGGCCGATCACAGGGACCGAGGATGATATCGCGAATGACGGTTTCGCCATTGCATTCCATGGCGGCCATGACTTCGTTTGCGCCCGGGTGTTTGGCAGCAGACACCCGTAAATAATGACCGTAGAGAGGTTCGTCAATTACGCGGGTGTCTGACCGCTGTGCGAATGAGTACATGAGGGCGGTTGAGACATTGCGGGGACCGCTCCACATGTTTAGACGCAGAATATCGGCAGGCATATCACATTCGGAAGACGGGTTTAAAATTGGGATCGGTGATGGCATCGCGTTGTAGTGCGAAAGGTTCTATTGGATAATCCGTGTGTCCATCAATGGCGAGTTCGCTGAGGATTTTGCCCAGGATACCAGAGAATTTGTACGCGTGCCCGGCGCCTACACAGACGATGATCTGGGGATGCTCGGGGAGTGTATCAATTACGAAATGGCGGTCTTTGGGCATTGTGTAGAGACAGGTTTTGGTATAGAGCTTTGGGCCGAGGAATCCGGGGATGTTTTCTTTGAGCCAGGCTTCCTGGTAACGTTCGCGTTCGGCATCGGGGTCATAGGTGCGCGTATCGGTTGTCACTGCTGGACCGGATGCGTCAATGCCGACTTTGGTGGCGACTTCGCCATAGATGGGGAATCCGTAGATGGATTCGTCGGCATGAGAGATGAATATGGGGAATTTCCCAATGGCAAAGTCCGGCAGGTTTGGCGTGGCGTAGTATGTGACTTGTTCCTGGGTTACGGTGAGGGATAGATTCACGTTCACGCTGGCGAGCAGGCGATCTGTCCAGGCACCTGCTGTGACGATGAGTTTGCGGCATGAGAAGTTGCCCTGTTTAGTTTCGATTGTGACGCCGGTGTTGGTCGGGCGAATGCGCGTGGCTTCACAGTTGTCCAACATGGTGGCACCGCGATAACGCGCCATGGCTACATGGGTGGCATTTCCCCGACTTGCATCTACCAATCCGGTATCGGCCTGGTAGATGCCATCGACTTCGTATTTTAGATGGAATTGCGGAAAGCGTTTCACGATTTCATCGGCGTCAACGCGATCGTAGGGAACGCCTGTTTCATCCATTGCGCCCGTGTATTTGTCGATTTCATATCGGTAGGGGTGATCGACGGGTGAAAATTGGACGCTGCCCGTTTTGAAAACCATCTGGACGCCGGATTCCTCTTCGAGCGTATGCCATGCGGTGTACGAGGCAGGTGCCAGGCGGATGTATTGGGGGTAGTAATAGGTCAGGCGGATGATGCGCGAGTGATCCTGGGAGCCGCCGTGGTGATGACCGTGTTCAAATTGTTCTATGCCCAGAACGTCTTTGCTTTTTCGGCGCGAGAGCCAATACGCTGTTGCACTGCCTATGCCTCCACAACCGAGGACGATGTATTCGTAATCTGTTTTCATGGTCTTATATTTAGAGATTTTTTGCGTTGTCCAGATTGTATTTTTTCAGGCTTTTGTGGGTGCCGAAGGCATAGTGCCTGGACATGTCTGGCGAATAGCGACTGGCTTCTGGCGTGCGTCCGAGTGCTTCTGCAATGGCGCGAACATGATGAGGTGCGCCGCCGCAGCAGACGCCGAGGTAGCGGATATCCGCGCTGTATGCCTCTCTGGCAAATTCTGCCATTTCATACCGATTGCAGGTAAAGGGATCAAGCGCAGTGGGAAAGGGGCGGTCTTCGGGCAAGCGCGGGTCGCGGAGGGACTGCATGGTGGGATGATCAGGGGTGGTGCGGTAGGGGACGGGCAATGCCGCAACATGGCACGATACAGCTTGCCGAATGCGCATAACTGCGGGCATCATGGTCTGAGGACCTCGCGCGCAGTTAATACCGACGACAGTCGCGCCGTCTTGCTCTAATTGTTTGGCAGCGACTTCGAGGGGAATCCCGTCTCTGAGGTCGTCTTCTCTGTGCGGGGTGAGGGTGACGACGGCTGGTAGGCCAGTTTCTGTGATGGCTTTGAGGGCGATTCGCGCTTCGCCAAAAAAGGAGAAGGTTTCGGCGATGATAAAATCGACATTTGCCTCGGTTGCCCAGTTAATTTGTTCTTCGAACATGCCGCGAACAACTGAGTCAGATGCTTTGTCATTGGGATGCCAGATATTTGTGTTGCAAATATTGCCTGCGACCAGAGGTGGCTCTCCAGCGGCTTCGCGCGCTATGTCGTGGGCGATTGATAAGGCGTTTTTTTGAAGGGATTCGAGCAACTCTTCTTTGCCGATTAGACGCAGTTTTTCGCGGTGGGCGTAATACGTGAGGGCTTCGATAACATCTGAGCCAGCCCGCAAAAATTCGCGGTGTAAAGCGGCGACTGCTTCGGGGTGTTCTAAGACGACTTCGGGTACATAAGCTCCTGCCTGGAGATATCCCCTGCGTTCGAGTTCAAAGACATACCCTTCGGCGCATATTACACCGCTTTCGTCCAGGCGCTGCAACAGCCCGCGTTTTGGAATTTGTTTATCCATTGCTTGTCCTTTAACATGATGGATCAAAAGCAATTGCATGGTAGGGATTTGCGATTGGGAAGTCAAGGCAGAGTTATCTCGTTTGACTTAGCGTGGATGGCGTTATATTCTAAAGAGCGTTGGAAGGGAGTGTACGCTCAGAGATATTGGAGGATTCCGCTATGGGTTTGACCGAAGAGGAGAGATTTAGATTTGATTTGACGGGGTTTATGGTTCGACCGGCGATTTTATCGAAAGACGAAGTGGCGGCGATTGTGGATCAGATTGATCGGATTAAGCACAATCCCGAATCTTTACCTCCCGAACATCGCGCCGTTCCCGGTGGACCGGCGAGTGTGTTGATCGATCATCCGAAGGTGATCGATGTTTTGCACGAGATTATCGGGCCAGAGATTCGGCTGGAGGCGGCCGGGTGTGTTTGGAGAAAGAAGGGCCAATCCCATGGCGAATTGCACGGAGGGGGTCCGAGGCAGATAGATCCGATTTTTGGGTATCGGGTTCAAAATGGGCGCATCCATGCGGGGATGGTTCGGGTAATTTTTGAACTGTCGGGGGTGAACAAAGGGGATGGGGGCACACATTTTATTGTGGGGAGTCATAAGGCCAATTTCCCAATGCACGAGGCGCATTTGTCGTTGAAGGAGGGGGAGCGCAGTCCATTTTTGATGACGTATGAGTGTCCGCCGGGTAGTGCACTATTTTTTACAGAAAATGTGTGTCACGCAGGTCCTGTGTGGCAGCGCGATACGCCCAGGGTGACGATTTTGCACGCGTATTCGCATTTGGCGACGCACTGGCATCGGTTAAATATTCCACCGGTGGTGCTGGAAAATTTGCCCCGCGAAAAACAGGCTTATTTCAGGCAGCCGTGGATTGCGGATTTTAAAACTCGACCGGCAACACACAATACGATGGCGCGGTTTATTGAGGGAGATGATCCGGTTGTGGATACAACCCATCGGTTGGAAGTGGGGATTTGATCAAATAGGAGGAGATATGAAGGCAGTTGTGGTGATGTTTGATTCACTAAATCGACATCTGTTGTCGCCCTATGGGTGTGACTGGACGCATACGCCAAATTTTAAACGACTATCAGAGCGCGCGGTGACGTTTGACAGGTCTTATGTGTGTTCGATGCCGTGTATGCCAGCCAGGCGGGATTTTCATACGGGGCGGCCCAATTTTTTGCATCGTTCGTGGGGGCCGCTGGAGCCGTTTGACGATTCGGTGCCTCGCATGTTAAAGGAGCATGGTGTTTCGAGTCATCTGGTGAGCGATCATCAGCATTATTGGGAAGACGGCGGGTGCACTTATCACACCCAGTATAGCACCTGGCAGTTTTTCAGAGGACAGGAAGGGGATCTGTGGAAGGGGCAGGTGGCAGATCCTTCTACCGAAAATACGTATGGGCGAAATTCGGGTGAAGATGACCTGTCCCGACAGGATTTGATCAATCGGCAGTTTATGCGTCGGGAAGAAGATCAACCCCAGTCGAAGACGTTTGAGGCGGGGATTGATTTTATTCAGCGGAATTACACGGAAGACAATT is a window from the Gemmatimonadota bacterium genome containing:
- a CDS encoding sulfotransferase family protein; protein product: MWSGPRNVSTALMYSFAQRSDTRVIDEPLYGHYLRVSAAKHPGANEVMAAMECNGETVIRDIILGPCDRPVLFMKQMAHHLVEISHDFFEHTHNVLLTRDPVDMLPSLVNQLKIPTLRDTGYKMQAQLLSEFHAIGQKYPVLDSRELLKNPRHVLTKLCDALNIPFDLVMLTWKAGPRPEDGIWAQHWYHNVHKSTGFQPYRPKTEPFPDRLRPLLEECQPYYDQLYAHAIKAE
- a CDS encoding homocysteine S-methyltransferase family protein: MDKQIPKRGLLQRLDESGVICAEGYVFELERRGYLQAGAYVPEVVLEHPEAVAALHREFLRAGSDVIEALTYYAHREKLRLIGKEELLESLQKNALSIAHDIAREAAGEPPLVAGNICNTNIWHPNDKASDSVVRGMFEEQINWATEANVDFIIAETFSFFGEARIALKAITETGLPAVVTLTPHREDDLRDGIPLEVAAKQLEQDGATVVGINCARGPQTMMPAVMRIRQAVSCHVAALPVPYRTTPDHPTMQSLRDPRLPEDRPFPTALDPFTCNRYEMAEFAREAYSADIRYLGVCCGGAPHHVRAIAEALGRTPEASRYSPDMSRHYAFGTHKSLKKYNLDNAKNL
- the solA gene encoding N-methyl-L-tryptophan oxidase, whose amino-acid sequence is MKTDYEYIVLGCGGIGSATAYWLSRRKSKDVLGIEQFEHGHHHGGSQDHSRIIRLTYYYPQYIRLAPASYTAWHTLEEESGVQMVFKTGSVQFSPVDHPYRYEIDKYTGAMDETGVPYDRVDADEIVKRFPQFHLKYEVDGIYQADTGLVDASRGNATHVAMARYRGATMLDNCEATRIRPTNTGVTIETKQGNFSCRKLIVTAGAWTDRLLASVNVNLSLTVTQEQVTYYATPNLPDFAIGKFPIFISHADESIYGFPIYGEVATKVGIDASGPAVTTDTRTYDPDAERERYQEAWLKENIPGFLGPKLYTKTCLYTMPKDRHFVIDTLPEHPQIIVCVGAGHAYKFSGILGKILSELAIDGHTDYPIEPFALQRDAITDPNFKPVFRM